Below is a window of Mycolicibacterium chitae DNA.
TCGGGCTGATGCAGATGGGCCAGCGGGTTCTTCGCGCCGTTGAGCCGGTCCTTGACGGCCACCATGGCGCCGATGTGCTTGGGCGCGCCCGAGCGGTTGATGTAGGCGCGCACATGCGGTGCGAAGTACCCGCCCGCGCCGGCGCCGACCGGCTTGATGAACGGCACCGGGATGCTCAGCGCCCACATGGCGTTCGACTCGGACTGCTTCTCCCAGGCCATCGTCAACACCCGGCGGTACTTGCCCGACTGCACCAGGCTGGCCGCCACGATCGCGGTGGAACCGCCCACCGAACCCGCGGTGTGCACGCGGATCAGTGGTTTGCCGGTGGCGCCGGTGGCGTCGGCCATGAACAGCTCCGGCATCATCACGCCCTCGAAGAGGTCGGGTGCCTTGCCGACGACGACGGCGTCGATGTCGTCCATGGTGGATCCGGAGTCCTCGAGCGCACGGTCGATGGCCTCGCGGACCAGCCCGTTCATCGAGACGTCCTTGCGCTTGGCGACGTACTTGGTCTGCCCGGTGCCCAGGACCGCTGCTAGCTGCTTGGCCATGTTCAGTTGACCTTTCCGTCGAGAACGGCGACCAGGTTTTGCTGCAGCGCCGGTCCGCTGGTGGCGTGCGCCAGGGTCCGTTGCGCCGTCCCGTTCCAGATGTGTTGGGCGGCAAAGCCGATGCGTTCCAGGCCGGCCGCGAACATGGGGTTGCCGGCGAGCGCGCCGCCGGACGGGTTGATCTTCGTGGCCTCGCCCAGCCCGATCGCCTCGGCGAGGATCAGCTGCTGATGGCTGAACGGGGCGTGCAGTTCGGCCACCTCGACCGCGCCCGCGTCGCCGCCCAGAGCCGACCGGGCCGACGCCGCGGTCGACGGGGAACTCGCCAGGTCGCGGGCACCCAGGATGGGTGTCTCGATGCGGTGCTCGAGGCCCGTGATCCAGGCCGGATTCTCCCGCAGTTCGCGGGCCCGGTCGCCGGCGGCCAGCACGATCGCGGCCGCGCCGTCGGTGATGGGCGCGATGTCGTGACGGCGCAGCGGATCGGCGTAGAGCGGGCGGGCCAGCAGTTCGTCGACGCTGGCGGCGCTCTCCACCGAGTCGGTGCGGCCGGCGGCGGTCATCGCGTCCAGTGCGACCTGCGCCATCTGCTCGACGGTCCACTTGCCGGCGTCCAACCCCAGCCGGGCCTGCAGGCCGGCCATCGAGATGGAATCCGGCCACAGCGGCGCCACGGTGTAGGGGTCGGTCTGCAGCGCCAGCACCCGGCGCAGGTTGCCGGCCGAGGACTTGCCGAACCCGTAGACCAACGCGGTCTCGACCTCACCGGTCAGCAGCTTGATGTAGGCCTCGTAGAGCGCCCACGCGGCGTCCATCTCCACGTGCGATTCGTTGATCGGCGGCACCGCGCCGATCGAGTCGATCGCCGAGATGAACGAGAAGGCGCGTCCGGCAAGGTAGTCCGACGACCCGGAGCACCAGAACCCGATGTCGGCCTTGGTGATGCCCAGCTCCTCGTAGAGCGCGGCGAAACACGGCATCAACATCTCGACGCCGTTGGTGGTGCCGTCGGTGCGGCGCACATGTGGGGCATGCGCGAAACCGACCACTGCGATGTCTGTCACGGTGCGCCTCTCTAGAGGTGGTGCTTGAACGAGTCGTAGTCGGCGTCGGGTTCGCCGGTGGGCCGGAAGTAGTCGATGTTGTCGATGCCGTGGCCCCACTCCTCGCGGGGCTTCCACACCGCCTCGACCCGCATGCCCATCCGCACGTCGGCCGGATCGATGTCGGTGACCAGGTGCAGGAACGGAATGTCGGCCCCGTCGAGCAGCACGTAGGCCGCGACGTAGGGCGGTTTGATGCGCTGCCCGGCGAACGGGATGTTGATCACCGCGAAGGTGGTGACGATGCCCTTGTCCGGCAGCTCGACCAGCTCGTCGAGGGTCTGCCCGGTCTTGGGGTCGGCCTCACGGGCCGGGAAGTACACCGGCCCGTCGGCACCCCGCCGCGCGCCGACCAGCCGGCCCTCCTGCAGTGCCCGCAGGTAGGCGCTCTCCGGACGGGAGGCACTGTGCTGGATCTCCACCTCGATCGGCGTGACCAGCATGGTCACCGGTTCCAGGTCGACGGCCGGCGCGGCCGCAGGCTCCGGCTGCTCGCCCAGCGCGAAGTAGGCGATGTCGGTGATCGCGCCGACGGGCTCGTCGACCCAGTGCGCGTGGACCCGCGCCCCGGTGGCGATGTCGTCGGGGCTCGCGACGTCGAGGGCGTGCAGCAGCGGGGTGTCGGCGCCGTCGAGTTTGATCAGCGCCCAGGCGAAGGGGCGGTCCAGCGGTTGGCCGTCCACCGGCTCGGGAACCCACGTCCACGACACCACGGTGCCGACGGATGCCACCGGTACGATCTCGCTCAACCGCTCATAGGTGACGGGGTCGTATTCGGCAGGTGGCACGTGTACCCGGCCGTCGGATCCGCGGTTGCCGACGATGCGGCGTTCGCGAAGTGCGGTGAAGAACTGACTGAGGACCGGCCCGACCGAACGGGTGTAGTCAAAGGACAGCTTCAGCGGTGCGGACAGCGGCGGCTCATGGTCATCGATCAGCGACGGGCTGCTCTGACTGGCGTTCACGGCATCGAGTAGAACAGGTTCTAAGAATCGTGGCAAGAACGGGTCGGCAACGCCCGGGACGGACTAGGGAAAGTTGGGGTCGGATCCGATGAAGCTGGGATTGCAACTCGGGTATTGGGGCGCGCAGCCGCCCACCAACCACGCCGAACTCGTCGCGGCCGCCGAGGACGCGGGCTTCGACACCGTGTTCACCGCCGAGGCGTGGGGTTCGGACGCCTACACGCCGCTGGCCTGGTGGGGCCGCGAGACCACCCGGATGCGACTGGGCACCTCGGTGATCCAGCTGTCCGCACGCACCCCCACGGCCTGCGCCATGGCGGCGCTGACGCTCGACCACCTCTCGGGGGGACGGCACATCCTGGGGCTGGGCGTCTCCGGTCCGCAGGTGGTGGAGGGCTGGTACGGCCAGCGCTTCCCCAAGCCGTTGGCCCGTACCCGCGAATACATCGACATCATCCGGCAGGTGTGGGCGCGCGAGGCGCCCGTGACCAGCCCGGGACCGCACTACCCGTTGCCGCTGTCGGGGGAGGGCACCACCGGGCTGGGCAAGGCACTCAAGCCCATCACGCATCCGCGCCGCGCCGATATCCCGATCATGCTGGGCGCCGAGGGGCCCAAGAACGTGGCGCTGGCGGCCGAGATCTGCGACGGCTGGCTGCCCATCTTCTACAGCCCGCGGTTGGCGCCGATGTACAACGAGTGGCTCGACGAGGGCTTCGCCCGCCCGGGCGCCCGTCGTTCCCGGGAGGACTTCGAGATCTGCGCGACCGCCCAGGTGGTGGTGACCGACGACCGGCCGGCGGTATTGGAGCTGATCAAGCCGCACCTGGCCCTCTACATGGGCGGCATGGGCGCCGAGGACACCAACTTCCACGCCGACGTCTACCGCCGGATGGGCTACAGCGACGTCGTCGACGAGGTGACGGCGCTGTTCCGCTCGGACCGCAAGGATCAAGCCGCGAAGGTCATCCCCGACGAGCTGGTCGACGACGCCGCGATTGTCGGCGATATCGACTACGTGCGTAAGCAAATCGCGGCCTGGGAAGCCGCCGGCGTGACCATGATGGTCGTCGGCGCGCGGACAACGGAGCAGATAAGGGACCTGACCGAGCTGGTGTAGCGCCCGCGCCGGGGGTGGTTGCCTCTTTCTAGAACGCGTTCTAGATTGGGGGTGATGGCCGACACACTCCGCTCCACGCACACGATCCAGGGAACCGTGCTGACGATGCCCGTGCGCATCCGCCGGGCTGACACCCACGTCGCGATGTTCTCGGTGCCGGCGGACGCCGCCCAGCGGATGATCGACTACAGCGGGCTGCGGGTCTGCGAGCACCTGCCCGGCCGCGCGGTCACCATGCTGATGCTGGTCCGCTACATCGACGGCGATCTCGGCAAGTACCACGAGTTCGGCACCGCGGTCATGGTCAACCCGCCGGGATCCGCGGCGAAGGGGCCCAAGGCGCTGGCGTCGGCGGCGGCCTTCATCCATCACCTACCGGTCGACCAGGGCTTCACGCTGGAAGCCGGCCAGAAGATCTGGGGCTTCCCGAAGATCATGGCGGACTTCACCGTTCGGGATGGGCGCACCTTCGACTTCGACGTGTCCGAGGACGGCAACCTCATCGCCGGCCTCGAGTTCCGGCCCGGGCTGTCGGTGCCGTCGGCGTTCACGTCGAAAGCCCAGGTGCTGACCACCTACAGCCACACCGGCGGCATCACCCGCGAAATCCCCTGGGAGATGAAGAATTCCGGGATGCGGGCCCGGCTGGGCGGGGCGCGGCTGCGCCTGGGCGCGCACCCCTACGCCGACGAACTACGCACGCTCGGTCTGCCGAAACGACCGTTCGCCACCCAATCTTCTGCCAATGTCGAGATGACGTTCGGCGACGCCACCGAGATTCGATAACTGCGCAAGGGAGCACGGAGACCGATGACTGCCACGATCCTCGACGTCGACCTGACCGACGGCAACTTCTACGCAGACGGCGGGGCCCGGGAGGCGTACAAGTGGATGCGCGCCCACCAACCGGTGTTCCGTGACCGCAACGGCCTGGCCGCCGCGACCACCTATCAGGCGGTCCTGGATGCCGAGCGCAACCCCGAGGTGTTCTCCAGCACCGGCGGGATCCGGCCGGATCAGCCCGGCATGCCGTACATGATCGACATGGACGACCCCGCACACCTGTTGCGCCGCAAGCTCGTCAACGCCGGCTTCACCCGCAAGCGGGTGATGGACAAGGTGCCGTCCATCGAGCGGTTGTGCGACACCCTGATCGATGGGGTGATCGAACGCGGCGAATGCGACTACGTCCGCAGCATCGCCGCGCCGCTGCCGATGGCCGTCATCGGCGACATGCTCGGGGTGCTGCCCGAGGAGCGGGAGATGCTGCTGACCTGGTCCGACGACCTGGTCTGCGGGTTGAGCTCGCACCTGGACGAGTCGGCCGTCACCAAGCTGATGGAGACCTTCGCCGCCTACACCGCCTTCACCATGGAGGTCATCAAGCAGCGCCGCGCCGAGCCCACCGAGGACCTGTTCTCGGTACTGGTCAACGCCGAGGTCGAGGGCCAGCAGCTCTCCGACGACGAGATCGTCATGGAGACCCTGCTGATCCTCATCGGCGGCGACGAGACCACCCGGCACACGCTGTCCGGCGGCACCGAGGCGCTGCTGCGGCACCGCGATCAGTGGGAGCAGGTGGTGGCCAACCCCGACCTGCTGACCGACGCGATCGAGGAGATGCTGCGCTGGACCTCGCCGGTGAAGAACATGTGTCGCACGCTGACCCAGGACATCGACTTCCACGGCACCGAGCTCAAGGCCGGCGAGAAGATCATGCTGATGTTCGAATCGGCGAACTTCGACGAGACCGTGTTCGAGGATCCGGACAGCTTCCGCATCGACCGAAACCCCAACAGCCACGTGGCCTTTGGCTTCGGCACGCACTTCTGCATGGGCAATCAGCTGGCCCGCCTGGAGCTGAAGCTGATGCTCTCGCGGGTCATCGCGCGGATGCCCGATCTCCGGTTGGCCGACGAGAGCCGGCTGCCGCTGCGGCCGGCGAACTTCGTGTCCGGCCTCGAGGAGATGCCGGTGTTGTTCACCCCGGGCCAGCGGCTCGGCTAGGTGTGCTGGTTCCTCGTCGACTGTGCGGATTCCTCCGCGCCAGTCCGGTTTTGCGTCGAGAATTGCACAGTCGAACCGCCTGTGGATGACGGTCGGCGCCGCTGCGCCGAAGCTGTCAATCTGCCCTGGTGCAGCTCAATTGGCCATTTCGGGCGTCTGAGGCGTTGGACGCCGGCCGGATCACCTCTCGAGAGCTGCGGCGAACCTGTGTGCCCGTTTACCCGGGGGTCTGGGTTCCCCGCGATGTCGAGTTGTCGCACCGTAGCTACGCCCGCGCAGCCTGGTTATGGTCCCGGCGCAGCGGCATACCCGCGGGGTTGTCCGCGGCGGCGGTGCTGGGTTCGAAATGGATCGATGCGAACAAGCCTGTCGAGTTGATCCACACCAATCGGCGTCCGCCCAGCGGCATCATCGTCCACACGGACGCCTTGAGCTCAGGTGAAACCCAATTGGCCTCGGGTATGTCGATCACAACGCCTGCGCGAACAGCGTTCGATCTAGGTCGTCGCCTGCCGCTGACAGAGGGCGTCCAGCGCATCGATGCGTTGCTCAACGCCACCGGTATCAAAATTGGTGATATCGAGGACATCATTGCCGCGCATCCCGGGGCCCGCGGGGTTCGACAATTGCGGCGGACGCTGACGCTCGTCGACTCCGGTGCGGAGTCTCCCTACGAATCGCTGACCCGACTGCTGTTGGTGCAGGCCGGGTTTCCGCGACCTGAGACACAGCTCGAGGTGTTCGAGGAATGCGGCGCGCTCTTTGCGCGCCTGGATATGGGTTGGTGCGAGTATGGCGTCGGCGTCGATTTCGACGGCGCTCAGCACTGGACGGATCCGCGCCGGCGCAGCTGGGATGTCGAGCGGTACGCGCGATTGCCCGAACTCGGCTGGATCGACATCCGGGTGACTGCCGGAATGCTGCATAACCGACGCAGCGCCTTCTTCGACCGAGTGGGCGCAGCGCTGATGAGTCGCGGCTGCCCAAGAACGTGGTGACTGTGCGATTTCGTACGCAAAATTGGCAAAAAGCGGACGAATACGCACAGTCGACGGGGCCGACCGAGTGACGGCCGACGTCGGGCTTGCGGTCCCCGCTACTTCATCTGGAAGTTCGGCTTGCGCTTCTCGGCGAACGCGCGCGGGCCCTCCTTGGAGTCCTCGGAGAGGAACACCGGGATGCCGTTCTTGGTGTCGGGGACGAAGGCGTCGTTCTCGTGCATGCCCTCGGTCTCCCGGATGGTCTTCAGGATGGCCTGTACTGCCAAGGGGCCGTTGTTGTTGATGACCTCGGCGATCTCGAGCGCCTTGTCCAGCGCCGAACCGTCCGGCACGACATGGCCGATCAGGCCGAACTCGCGGGCCTCGGCGGCGGTGATGTGCCGTCCGGTCAGCAGGATGTCGCAGGCGATCGTGTACGGGATCTGCCGGACCAGGCGCACCGCGGACCCGCCCATCGGGTACAGGCTCCACTTGGCCTCGGACACCCCGAACTTGGCGCTCTCGCCGGCCACCCGGATGTCGGTGCCCTGCAGGATCTCGGTGCCCCCGGCGATCGCGGCGCCCTCGACGGCGGCGATCAGCGGCTTGGTCAACCGGCGGCCCTTGAGCAGGCCGTCGATGCGGGTGGGGTCGTAGCCGGCCTTGAAGGTGTCGCCCGGGGCCTGCTTGTTGGCGTTCTTCAGGTCCATGCCCGCGCAGAACGCGCCGCCGGCCCCGGTCAGGACGCAACTCCGGATCTCCGGATCGTTGTCGACGCGGTCCCAGGCGTCGACCATTATCGAGAGCATCTCACCGGTGAGGGCGTTCTTGCGCTCCGGCCGGTTCATCGTGACGATCAGCGTGTGTCCGCGCTGCTCTACCAGGGCATGCGGCTGTTCGGCAGCACTCTCAGCATCGCTCACGATGGACCCGCCTTCCTGCATCTTTGTCAGAAACTTGTCTCGAAATGTAACACGTTCTAGTTTAGGAGCCATGGCCCTCAACATCGCCGATCTCGCCGAGCATGCCATCGACGCCGTGCCCGACCGCGTCGCCCTGATTTGTGGTGACGAACAGCTGACCTACGCCCAACTCGAGGAGCGGGCCAACCGGCTCGCGCACTACCTCATCGATCAGGGCGTCAAGAAGGACGACAAGGTCGGGCTGTACTGCCGCAACCGGATCGAGATCGTGATCGGGATGCTCGGCATCGTCAAGGCCGGCGCCATCCTGGTCAACGTCAACTTCCGGTACGTCGAGGGCGAACTGCGCTACCTGTTCGACAACTCCGACATGGTAGCGCTGATCCACGAACGGCAATACTCCGACCGGGTGGCCAACGTGCTGCCGGACACCCCGCGCATCAACACGGTGCTGGTCGTCGAGGACGGCTCCGATCTGGATTATCAGCGCTACGGCGGCGTGGAGTTCGAGACCGCGCTGGCGCAGGGCTCACCCGAGCGGGACTTCGGTCCGCGCAGCGAGGACGACATCTACCTGCTCTACACCGGCGGGACCACCGGGTTCCCCAAGGGTGTGATGTGGCGCCACGAGGACATTTACCGAGTGTTGTTCGGCGGCACCGACTTTGCCACCGGCGAACCCGTCGCCGACGAGTACGGCCTGGCCCGGCAGGCCAAGGACAATCCGCCGATGATCCGGCTGCCCATCCCGCCGATGATCCACGGCGCCACGCAGTCGGCGACCTGGATGGCGCTGTTCACCGGCCACACCGTGGTGCTGACGCCGGAATTCGACGCCGACCAGATCTGGCGAATGATCCACGAGCACAAGGTCAACCTGCTGTTCTTCACCGGTGATGCGATGGCCCGGCCGCTGCTCGACGCGCTGCTCGCGGCCCAGGACGCCGGCGAGGAGTACGACCTGTCCTCGCTGTTCCTGCTGGCCAGCACCGCGGCGCTGTTCTCGACGAGCCTCAAGGAGAAGTTCGTCGAACTGCTGCCCAACCGCATCATCACCGATTCGATCGGCTCCTCGGAGACCGGGTTCGGCGGCACCAGCATCGTCGCCAAGGGGCAGTCGCACACCGGCGGGCCGCGGGTGACCATCGACAAGAGCACCGTGGTGCTCGACGACGACGGCAACGAGGTCCAGCCCGGCTCCGGCGTCCGCGGCGTGATCGCCAAGCGGGGCCACATTCCCGTCGGCTATTACAAGGACGAGAAGAAGACCGCCGAGACGTTCAAGACCTTCCACGGCGTGCGCTACGCCATCCCGGGCGACTACGCCGAGGTCGAGGCCGACGGCAGCGTCACCATGCTGGGCCGCGGCTCGGTGTCGATCAACAGCGGCGGCGAGAAGATCTACCCCGAAGAGGTCGAGGCCGCGCTCAAGGGCCACCCGGATGTGTTCGACGCGCTGGTGGTCGGCGTGCCCGATCCGCGCTTCGGCCAACACGTCGCCGCGGTGGTGCAGCCCCGCGAGGGCGCCCGCCCCGCACTGGCGGACCTGGACGCCTTCGTGCGCACGCAGATCGCGGGATACAAAGTGCCCCGCAGCCTTTGGCTGGTCGACGAGGTCATGCGGTCCCCGGCGGGCAAGCCCGACTACCGGTGGGCCAAGGATCAAACCGAAGCCCGACCCGCCGACGAGGTGCACGCCAACCATGCGGCCACACAGGGAGCGAAAGCCTAAATGCGTACAGAACTCTGCGATCGGTTCGGCATCGAATATCCGATCTTCGTCTTCACCCCGTCGGAGAAGGTCGCGGCCGCGGTGAGTCGCGCGGGCGGACTCGGCGTACTCGGCTGCGTGCGCTTCAACGACGCCGAGGACCTCGAGAACGTCCTGTGCTGGATGGACGAGAACACCGACGGCAAGCCCTACGGTGTCGACGTCGTCATGCCGGCCAAGGTGCCCACCGAGGGCAGCGCCGTCGACATCGACAAGCTGATCCCGCAGACCCACCGCGACTTCGTCGACAAGACGCTGGCCGACCTCGGCGTCCCGCCGCTGTCCGACGACGGCGACCGCAACGAGGGCGTGCTGGGCTGGCTGCACTCCGTGGCGCGCAGCCACGTCGACGTCGCGCTCAAGCACCCGATCAAGCTCATCGCCAACGCGCTCGGATCGCCGCCGAAGGACGTCATCGACCAGGTGCACGCCGCCGGCGTTCCCGTTGCGGCACTGGCCGGTTCGGCCAAGCACGCGCTGCGGCACGTGGAGAACGGCGTCGATATCGTCGTCGCACAGGGCCACGAGGCCGGCGGGCACACCGGCGAGATCGGCTCGATGGTGCTGTGGCCCGAGATCGTCGAC
It encodes the following:
- a CDS encoding crotonase/enoyl-CoA hydratase family protein, which codes for MQEGGSIVSDAESAAEQPHALVEQRGHTLIVTMNRPERKNALTGEMLSIMVDAWDRVDNDPEIRSCVLTGAGGAFCAGMDLKNANKQAPGDTFKAGYDPTRIDGLLKGRRLTKPLIAAVEGAAIAGGTEILQGTDIRVAGESAKFGVSEAKWSLYPMGGSAVRLVRQIPYTIACDILLTGRHITAAEAREFGLIGHVVPDGSALDKALEIAEVINNNGPLAVQAILKTIRETEGMHENDAFVPDTKNGIPVFLSEDSKEGPRAFAEKRKPNFQMK
- a CDS encoding cytochrome P450; the protein is MTATILDVDLTDGNFYADGGAREAYKWMRAHQPVFRDRNGLAAATTYQAVLDAERNPEVFSSTGGIRPDQPGMPYMIDMDDPAHLLRRKLVNAGFTRKRVMDKVPSIERLCDTLIDGVIERGECDYVRSIAAPLPMAVIGDMLGVLPEEREMLLTWSDDLVCGLSSHLDESAVTKLMETFAAYTAFTMEVIKQRRAEPTEDLFSVLVNAEVEGQQLSDDEIVMETLLILIGGDETTRHTLSGGTEALLRHRDQWEQVVANPDLLTDAIEEMLRWTSPVKNMCRTLTQDIDFHGTELKAGEKIMLMFESANFDETVFEDPDSFRIDRNPNSHVAFGFGTHFCMGNQLARLELKLMLSRVIARMPDLRLADESRLPLRPANFVSGLEEMPVLFTPGQRLG
- a CDS encoding NAD(P)H-dependent flavin oxidoreductase, which produces MRTELCDRFGIEYPIFVFTPSEKVAAAVSRAGGLGVLGCVRFNDAEDLENVLCWMDENTDGKPYGVDVVMPAKVPTEGSAVDIDKLIPQTHRDFVDKTLADLGVPPLSDDGDRNEGVLGWLHSVARSHVDVALKHPIKLIANALGSPPKDVIDQVHAAGVPVAALAGSAKHALRHVENGVDIVVAQGHEAGGHTGEIGSMVLWPEIVDALDGKAPVLAAGGIGTGRQVAAALALGAQGVWMGSAFLTAAEYDLGVRLESGRSVVQEAMLKATSADTVRRRIYTGKPARLLKSRWTDAWDAEGAPEPLPMPLQNILVSGAHQRMSESSDPSTVAMPVGQIVGRMNEIRPVADIVAELVEGFESASQRLNTIREG
- a CDS encoding Zn-ribbon domain-containing OB-fold protein, which gives rise to MNASQSSPSLIDDHEPPLSAPLKLSFDYTRSVGPVLSQFFTALRERRIVGNRGSDGRVHVPPAEYDPVTYERLSEIVPVASVGTVVSWTWVPEPVDGQPLDRPFAWALIKLDGADTPLLHALDVASPDDIATGARVHAHWVDEPVGAITDIAYFALGEQPEPAAAPAVDLEPVTMLVTPIEVEIQHSASRPESAYLRALQEGRLVGARRGADGPVYFPAREADPKTGQTLDELVELPDKGIVTTFAVINIPFAGQRIKPPYVAAYVLLDGADIPFLHLVTDIDPADVRMGMRVEAVWKPREEWGHGIDNIDYFRPTGEPDADYDSFKHHL
- a CDS encoding acyl-CoA synthetase, which translates into the protein MALNIADLAEHAIDAVPDRVALICGDEQLTYAQLEERANRLAHYLIDQGVKKDDKVGLYCRNRIEIVIGMLGIVKAGAILVNVNFRYVEGELRYLFDNSDMVALIHERQYSDRVANVLPDTPRINTVLVVEDGSDLDYQRYGGVEFETALAQGSPERDFGPRSEDDIYLLYTGGTTGFPKGVMWRHEDIYRVLFGGTDFATGEPVADEYGLARQAKDNPPMIRLPIPPMIHGATQSATWMALFTGHTVVLTPEFDADQIWRMIHEHKVNLLFFTGDAMARPLLDALLAAQDAGEEYDLSSLFLLASTAALFSTSLKEKFVELLPNRIITDSIGSSETGFGGTSIVAKGQSHTGGPRVTIDKSTVVLDDDGNEVQPGSGVRGVIAKRGHIPVGYYKDEKKTAETFKTFHGVRYAIPGDYAEVEADGSVTMLGRGSVSINSGGEKIYPEEVEAALKGHPDVFDALVVGVPDPRFGQHVAAVVQPREGARPALADLDAFVRTQIAGYKVPRSLWLVDEVMRSPAGKPDYRWAKDQTEARPADEVHANHAATQGAKA
- a CDS encoding acetoacetate decarboxylase family protein, which codes for MADTLRSTHTIQGTVLTMPVRIRRADTHVAMFSVPADAAQRMIDYSGLRVCEHLPGRAVTMLMLVRYIDGDLGKYHEFGTAVMVNPPGSAAKGPKALASAAAFIHHLPVDQGFTLEAGQKIWGFPKIMADFTVRDGRTFDFDVSEDGNLIAGLEFRPGLSVPSAFTSKAQVLTTYSHTGGITREIPWEMKNSGMRARLGGARLRLGAHPYADELRTLGLPKRPFATQSSANVEMTFGDATEIR
- a CDS encoding thiolase domain-containing protein encodes the protein MTDIAVVGFAHAPHVRRTDGTTNGVEMLMPCFAALYEELGITKADIGFWCSGSSDYLAGRAFSFISAIDSIGAVPPINESHVEMDAAWALYEAYIKLLTGEVETALVYGFGKSSAGNLRRVLALQTDPYTVAPLWPDSISMAGLQARLGLDAGKWTVEQMAQVALDAMTAAGRTDSVESAASVDELLARPLYADPLRRHDIAPITDGAAAIVLAAGDRARELRENPAWITGLEHRIETPILGARDLASSPSTAASARSALGGDAGAVEVAELHAPFSHQQLILAEAIGLGEATKINPSGGALAGNPMFAAGLERIGFAAQHIWNGTAQRTLAHATSGPALQQNLVAVLDGKVN
- a CDS encoding LLM class F420-dependent oxidoreductase — protein: MKLGLQLGYWGAQPPTNHAELVAAAEDAGFDTVFTAEAWGSDAYTPLAWWGRETTRMRLGTSVIQLSARTPTACAMAALTLDHLSGGRHILGLGVSGPQVVEGWYGQRFPKPLARTREYIDIIRQVWAREAPVTSPGPHYPLPLSGEGTTGLGKALKPITHPRRADIPIMLGAEGPKNVALAAEICDGWLPIFYSPRLAPMYNEWLDEGFARPGARRSREDFEICATAQVVVTDDRPAVLELIKPHLALYMGGMGAEDTNFHADVYRRMGYSDVVDEVTALFRSDRKDQAAKVIPDELVDDAAIVGDIDYVRKQIAAWEAAGVTMMVVGARTTEQIRDLTELV